One genomic segment of Melospiza melodia melodia isolate bMelMel2 chromosome 22, bMelMel2.pri, whole genome shotgun sequence includes these proteins:
- the RALGDS gene encoding ral guanine nucleotide dissociation stimulator isoform X3 — translation MFEGCRRARSLWGGVRLEVAGESSPVVLHSFTQLDPDLPPLESSTQEIGEELEDGVIYSISLRKVQLHHTANKGQRWLGFENESALNLYETCKVRTIKAGTLEKLVEYLVSAFKGNDSTYVTIFLCTYRAFATTKQVLDLLLNRYGKLHVQANGDHARHTVDERMELKNTISSILGAWLDQYSEDFRKPPDFACLKQLISYVRHNIPGSDLERRARILLAQFQQQEQSEAEAEAVDHSSCTFQLVEENGVSDGKPDFLSFSPEMVAEQFTLMDAELFKKVVPYHCLGCIWSQRDKKGKEHLAPTIRATVSQFNSVANCVIATCLGDRSLKPQQRAKVVERWIEVARECRILKNFSSLRAILSALQCNAVHRLKKTWDEVLRESFRTFHELSEIFSDENNHSLSRELLIKEGTSKFATLEINPKRAQKRQQQQREMGVMQGTIPYLGTFLTDLVMLDTAMKDFLDGGLINFEKRRKEFEVIAQIKLLQSACNNYSFTQEDQFVEWFHSLERLSEAESYGLSCEIEPLSESASNTLKAKKNTGIIKRWSDRQPPSTEPCASGSSHSKSFDQLKCGQYLCSGDATDSVSVTSAGSSSSDVEEINISFIPESPDCQEKKRWYAPSVADGEAKPTVSSASPLLPALQFWESTSLSSLDTSGIGSGSSSASSSSVSSTPVTASRTHKRSVSGISSYSSLSLPLYNQQVDDCCIIRVSLAVDNGNMYKSILVTSQDKTPVVIRKAMAKHNLDGDRPEDYELVQIISEERELKIPDNANVFYAMNSAANYDFVLKKRGFSKGVKIKHGSSSTLPRMKQKGLKIAKGIF, via the exons ATGTTCGAGGGCTGCCGGCGGGCCCGGAGCCTCTGGGGCGGCGTCAGGCTGGAGGTGGCCGGAGAGAGCAGCCCCGTGGTGCTGCACAGCTTCACGCAGCTCGACCCCGACCTGCCGCCGCTGGAG AGCTCCACACAGGAGATTGGAGAAGAGCTGGAGGATGGTGTGATCTACAGCATATCCCTCCGGAAAGTGCAGCTCCACCACACGGCCAACAAAGGGCAGCGCTGGCTGGGG tTTGAGAACGAGTCAGCCTTAAACCTCTACGAGACGTGCAAGGTGAGGACGATCAAAGCCGGGACCTTGGAGAAGCTGGTGGAGTACCTGGTCTCAGCCTTCAAGGGCAATGACTCCACCTATGTCACCATCTTCCTGTGCACCTACCGGGCCTTCGCCACCACCAAGCAAGTGCTGGACCTGCTGCTGAACAG GTATGGCAAACTCCACGTGCAGGCGAACGGGGACCACGCCAGGCACACTGTGGATGAGAGGATGGAGCTGAAGAA CACCATCTCCTCCATCCTGGGGGCCTGGCTGGACCAGTACTCGGAGGATTTCCGCAAGCCCCCCGACTTTGCCTGCCTGAAGCAGCTCATCTCCTACGTGCGCCACAACATCCCCGGCTCCGACCTGGAGCGCCGAGCCCGCATCCTGCTGGCCCAgttccagcagcaggagcagagcgagGCCGAGGCAGAAG CTGTGGACCACAgcagctgcaccttccagctGGTAGAAGAGAACGGGGTCAGTGATGGGAAGCCAGAtttcctctccttctccccagagATGGTGGCAGAACAGTTCACACTGATGGATGCT GAGCTGTTCAAGAAAGTGGTGCCTTAccactgcctgggctgcatctggTCCCAGAGGGACAAGAAGGGCAAAGAGCACCTGGCCCCCACCATCCGTGCCACGGTCTCCCAGTTCAACAGCGTGGCCAACTGTGTCATTGCCACTTGTCTCGGGGACAGGTCCCTGAAGCCACAGCAGAGGGCCAAGGTGGTGGAGCGGTGGATCGAAGTGGCTCGG GAGTGCCGCATCCTGAAAAACTTCTCCTCCCTCCGAGCCATCCTCTCTGCCCTGCAGTGCAACGCCGTGCACCGGCTCAAGAAAACCTGGGATGAGGTCCTGAG GGAGAGCTTCCGCACATTCCACGAGCTCTCCGAGATCTTCTCCGACGAGAACAACCACTCGCTGAGCCGGGAGCTTCTCATCAAG GAGGGCACATCCAAGTTTGCCACCTTGGAGATCAACCCAAAGAGGGCTCAgaagcggcagcagcagcagcgagagATG GGTGTGATGCAGGGCACCATTCCCTACCTTGGCACCTTCCTGACAGACCTGGTGATGCTGGACACGGCCATGAAGGATTTCCTGGAT gGTGGGCTGATCAACTTTGAGAAGAGAAGGAAG GAGTTCGAAGTGATTGCACAGATCAAGCTGCTCCAGTCAGCCTGCAACAATTACAGCTTCACACAGGAGGACCAGTTTGTGGAGTGGTTCCACAGCCTGGAGAGGCTCAGTGAGGCCGAGAG ctATGGGCTGTCGTGTGAGATTGAGCCGCTGTCAGAGTCAGCCAGCAACACGCTGAAGGCCAAGAAGAACACGGGCATCATCAAGAGATGGAGCGA CCGGCAGCCACCAAGCACGGAGCCCTgtgccagcggcagctcccactcGAAATCCTTCGACCAGCTCAAGTGTGGGCAGTACCTGTGCAGTGGGGACGCCACTGACTCAGTGAGTGTCACCTCTGCCGGCTCCAGCAGCTCTGACGTGGAGGAGATCAACATCAGCTTCATCCCAGAGTCCCCTGACTGCCAGGAGAAGAAG CGCTGGTACGCCCCGTCTGTGGCCGATGGAGAAGCTAAACCCACTGTGTCCTCCGCATCCCCTCTCCTCCCTGCCCTCCAGTTCTGGGAATCCACCTCCCTCTCTTCCCTGGACACGTCAGGCATCGGCTCAGGCTCCAGcagtgcctcctcctcctccgtctCCTCCACGCCGGTGACGGCCTCCCGCACTCACAAGCGCTCGGTCTCCGGCATCTCCAGCTACTCCTCACTCTCGCTGCCCCTCTACAACCAGCAGGTCGACGACTGTTGCATCATCCGAGTCAGCCTGGCTGTGGACAACGGCAACATGTACAAGAGCATCCTG GTGACGAGCCAGGACAAGACCCCCGTGGTTATTCGCAAGGCCATGGCCAAACACAACCTGGATGGGGACCGGCCTGAAGACTATGAGCTTGTCCAGATCATCTCGGAGGagagag AGCTGAAGATCCCCGACAATGCCAACGTCTTCTACGCCATGAACTCCGCTGCCAACTATGACTTTGTGCTCAAGAAGCGGGGCTTCTCCAAGGGGGTGAAGATCAAGCACGGCTCCAGCTCCACCCTGCCCAGGATGAAGCAGAAAGGCCTGAAGATCGCCAAGGGCATCTTCTAG
- the RALGDS gene encoding ral guanine nucleotide dissociation stimulator isoform X5: MFEGCRRARSLWGGVRLEVAGESSPVVLHSFTQLDPDLPPLESSTQEIGEELEDGVIYSISLRKVQLHHTANKGQRWLGFENESALNLYETCKVRTIKAGTLEKLVEYLVSAFKGNDSTYVTIFLCTYRAFATTKQVLDLLLNRYGKLHVQANGDHARHTVDERMELKNTISSILGAWLDQYSEDFRKPPDFACLKQLISYVRHNIPGSDLERRARILLAQFQQQEQSEAEAEAVDHSSCTFQLVEENGVSDGKPDFLSFSPEMVAEQFTLMDAELFKKVVPYHCLGCIWSQRDKKGKEHLAPTIRATVSQFNSVANCVIATCLGDRSLKPQQRAKVVERWIEVARECRILKNFSSLRAILSALQCNAVHRLKKTWDEVLRESFRTFHELSEIFSDENNHSLSRELLIKEGTSKFATLEINPKRAQKRQQQQREMGVMQGTIPYLGTFLTDLVMLDTAMKDFLDGGLINFEKRRKEFEVIAQIKLLQSACNNYSFTQEDQFVEWFHSLERLSEAESYGLSCEIEPLSESASNTLKAKKNTGIIKRWSDRQPPSTEPCASGSSHSKSFDQLKCGQYLCSGDATDSVSVTSAGSSSSDVEEINISFIPESPDCQEKKFWESTSLSSLDTSGIGSGSSSASSSSVSSTPVTASRTHKRSVSGISSYSSLSLPLYNQQVDDCCIIRVSLAVDNGNMYKSILVTSQDKTPVVIRKAMAKHNLDGDRPEDYELVQIISEERELKIPDNANVFYAMNSAANYDFVLKKRGFSKGVKIKHGSSSTLPRMKQKGLKIAKGIF, translated from the exons ATGTTCGAGGGCTGCCGGCGGGCCCGGAGCCTCTGGGGCGGCGTCAGGCTGGAGGTGGCCGGAGAGAGCAGCCCCGTGGTGCTGCACAGCTTCACGCAGCTCGACCCCGACCTGCCGCCGCTGGAG AGCTCCACACAGGAGATTGGAGAAGAGCTGGAGGATGGTGTGATCTACAGCATATCCCTCCGGAAAGTGCAGCTCCACCACACGGCCAACAAAGGGCAGCGCTGGCTGGGG tTTGAGAACGAGTCAGCCTTAAACCTCTACGAGACGTGCAAGGTGAGGACGATCAAAGCCGGGACCTTGGAGAAGCTGGTGGAGTACCTGGTCTCAGCCTTCAAGGGCAATGACTCCACCTATGTCACCATCTTCCTGTGCACCTACCGGGCCTTCGCCACCACCAAGCAAGTGCTGGACCTGCTGCTGAACAG GTATGGCAAACTCCACGTGCAGGCGAACGGGGACCACGCCAGGCACACTGTGGATGAGAGGATGGAGCTGAAGAA CACCATCTCCTCCATCCTGGGGGCCTGGCTGGACCAGTACTCGGAGGATTTCCGCAAGCCCCCCGACTTTGCCTGCCTGAAGCAGCTCATCTCCTACGTGCGCCACAACATCCCCGGCTCCGACCTGGAGCGCCGAGCCCGCATCCTGCTGGCCCAgttccagcagcaggagcagagcgagGCCGAGGCAGAAG CTGTGGACCACAgcagctgcaccttccagctGGTAGAAGAGAACGGGGTCAGTGATGGGAAGCCAGAtttcctctccttctccccagagATGGTGGCAGAACAGTTCACACTGATGGATGCT GAGCTGTTCAAGAAAGTGGTGCCTTAccactgcctgggctgcatctggTCCCAGAGGGACAAGAAGGGCAAAGAGCACCTGGCCCCCACCATCCGTGCCACGGTCTCCCAGTTCAACAGCGTGGCCAACTGTGTCATTGCCACTTGTCTCGGGGACAGGTCCCTGAAGCCACAGCAGAGGGCCAAGGTGGTGGAGCGGTGGATCGAAGTGGCTCGG GAGTGCCGCATCCTGAAAAACTTCTCCTCCCTCCGAGCCATCCTCTCTGCCCTGCAGTGCAACGCCGTGCACCGGCTCAAGAAAACCTGGGATGAGGTCCTGAG GGAGAGCTTCCGCACATTCCACGAGCTCTCCGAGATCTTCTCCGACGAGAACAACCACTCGCTGAGCCGGGAGCTTCTCATCAAG GAGGGCACATCCAAGTTTGCCACCTTGGAGATCAACCCAAAGAGGGCTCAgaagcggcagcagcagcagcgagagATG GGTGTGATGCAGGGCACCATTCCCTACCTTGGCACCTTCCTGACAGACCTGGTGATGCTGGACACGGCCATGAAGGATTTCCTGGAT gGTGGGCTGATCAACTTTGAGAAGAGAAGGAAG GAGTTCGAAGTGATTGCACAGATCAAGCTGCTCCAGTCAGCCTGCAACAATTACAGCTTCACACAGGAGGACCAGTTTGTGGAGTGGTTCCACAGCCTGGAGAGGCTCAGTGAGGCCGAGAG ctATGGGCTGTCGTGTGAGATTGAGCCGCTGTCAGAGTCAGCCAGCAACACGCTGAAGGCCAAGAAGAACACGGGCATCATCAAGAGATGGAGCGA CCGGCAGCCACCAAGCACGGAGCCCTgtgccagcggcagctcccactcGAAATCCTTCGACCAGCTCAAGTGTGGGCAGTACCTGTGCAGTGGGGACGCCACTGACTCAGTGAGTGTCACCTCTGCCGGCTCCAGCAGCTCTGACGTGGAGGAGATCAACATCAGCTTCATCCCAGAGTCCCCTGACTGCCAGGAGAAGAAG TTCTGGGAATCCACCTCCCTCTCTTCCCTGGACACGTCAGGCATCGGCTCAGGCTCCAGcagtgcctcctcctcctccgtctCCTCCACGCCGGTGACGGCCTCCCGCACTCACAAGCGCTCGGTCTCCGGCATCTCCAGCTACTCCTCACTCTCGCTGCCCCTCTACAACCAGCAGGTCGACGACTGTTGCATCATCCGAGTCAGCCTGGCTGTGGACAACGGCAACATGTACAAGAGCATCCTG GTGACGAGCCAGGACAAGACCCCCGTGGTTATTCGCAAGGCCATGGCCAAACACAACCTGGATGGGGACCGGCCTGAAGACTATGAGCTTGTCCAGATCATCTCGGAGGagagag AGCTGAAGATCCCCGACAATGCCAACGTCTTCTACGCCATGAACTCCGCTGCCAACTATGACTTTGTGCTCAAGAAGCGGGGCTTCTCCAAGGGGGTGAAGATCAAGCACGGCTCCAGCTCCACCCTGCCCAGGATGAAGCAGAAAGGCCTGAAGATCGCCAAGGGCATCTTCTAG
- the RALGDS gene encoding ral guanine nucleotide dissociation stimulator isoform X1 yields MVSRRRAPPQHGPAGTERMFEGCRRARSLWGGVRLEVAGESSPVVLHSFTQLDPDLPPLESSTQEIGEELEDGVIYSISLRKVQLHHTANKGQRWLGFENESALNLYETCKVRTIKAGTLEKLVEYLVSAFKGNDSTYVTIFLCTYRAFATTKQVLDLLLNRYGKLHVQANGDHARHTVDERMELKNTISSILGAWLDQYSEDFRKPPDFACLKQLISYVRHNIPGSDLERRARILLAQFQQQEQSEAEAEAVDHSSCTFQLVEENGVSDGKPDFLSFSPEMVAEQFTLMDAELFKKVVPYHCLGCIWSQRDKKGKEHLAPTIRATVSQFNSVANCVIATCLGDRSLKPQQRAKVVERWIEVARECRILKNFSSLRAILSALQCNAVHRLKKTWDEVLRESFRTFHELSEIFSDENNHSLSRELLIKEGTSKFATLEINPKRAQKRQQQQREMGVMQGTIPYLGTFLTDLVMLDTAMKDFLDGGLINFEKRRKEFEVIAQIKLLQSACNNYSFTQEDQFVEWFHSLERLSEAESYGLSCEIEPLSESASNTLKAKKNTGIIKRWSDRQPPSTEPCASGSSHSKSFDQLKCGQYLCSGDATDSVSVTSAGSSSSDVEEINISFIPESPDCQEKKVSEIPLASLPQRWYAPSVADGEAKPTVSSASPLLPALQFWESTSLSSLDTSGIGSGSSSASSSSVSSTPVTASRTHKRSVSGISSYSSLSLPLYNQQVDDCCIIRVSLAVDNGNMYKSILVTSQDKTPVVIRKAMAKHNLDGDRPEDYELVQIISEERELKIPDNANVFYAMNSAANYDFVLKKRGFSKGVKIKHGSSSTLPRMKQKGLKIAKGIF; encoded by the exons ATGGTGAgccgccgccgggccccgccgcaGCATGGCCCCGCCGGCACCGAGAGGATGTTCGAGGGCTGCCGGCGGGCCCGGAGCCTCTGGGGCGGCGTCAGGCTGGAGGTGGCCGGAGAGAGCAGCCCCGTGGTGCTGCACAGCTTCACGCAGCTCGACCCCGACCTGCCGCCGCTGGAG AGCTCCACACAGGAGATTGGAGAAGAGCTGGAGGATGGTGTGATCTACAGCATATCCCTCCGGAAAGTGCAGCTCCACCACACGGCCAACAAAGGGCAGCGCTGGCTGGGG tTTGAGAACGAGTCAGCCTTAAACCTCTACGAGACGTGCAAGGTGAGGACGATCAAAGCCGGGACCTTGGAGAAGCTGGTGGAGTACCTGGTCTCAGCCTTCAAGGGCAATGACTCCACCTATGTCACCATCTTCCTGTGCACCTACCGGGCCTTCGCCACCACCAAGCAAGTGCTGGACCTGCTGCTGAACAG GTATGGCAAACTCCACGTGCAGGCGAACGGGGACCACGCCAGGCACACTGTGGATGAGAGGATGGAGCTGAAGAA CACCATCTCCTCCATCCTGGGGGCCTGGCTGGACCAGTACTCGGAGGATTTCCGCAAGCCCCCCGACTTTGCCTGCCTGAAGCAGCTCATCTCCTACGTGCGCCACAACATCCCCGGCTCCGACCTGGAGCGCCGAGCCCGCATCCTGCTGGCCCAgttccagcagcaggagcagagcgagGCCGAGGCAGAAG CTGTGGACCACAgcagctgcaccttccagctGGTAGAAGAGAACGGGGTCAGTGATGGGAAGCCAGAtttcctctccttctccccagagATGGTGGCAGAACAGTTCACACTGATGGATGCT GAGCTGTTCAAGAAAGTGGTGCCTTAccactgcctgggctgcatctggTCCCAGAGGGACAAGAAGGGCAAAGAGCACCTGGCCCCCACCATCCGTGCCACGGTCTCCCAGTTCAACAGCGTGGCCAACTGTGTCATTGCCACTTGTCTCGGGGACAGGTCCCTGAAGCCACAGCAGAGGGCCAAGGTGGTGGAGCGGTGGATCGAAGTGGCTCGG GAGTGCCGCATCCTGAAAAACTTCTCCTCCCTCCGAGCCATCCTCTCTGCCCTGCAGTGCAACGCCGTGCACCGGCTCAAGAAAACCTGGGATGAGGTCCTGAG GGAGAGCTTCCGCACATTCCACGAGCTCTCCGAGATCTTCTCCGACGAGAACAACCACTCGCTGAGCCGGGAGCTTCTCATCAAG GAGGGCACATCCAAGTTTGCCACCTTGGAGATCAACCCAAAGAGGGCTCAgaagcggcagcagcagcagcgagagATG GGTGTGATGCAGGGCACCATTCCCTACCTTGGCACCTTCCTGACAGACCTGGTGATGCTGGACACGGCCATGAAGGATTTCCTGGAT gGTGGGCTGATCAACTTTGAGAAGAGAAGGAAG GAGTTCGAAGTGATTGCACAGATCAAGCTGCTCCAGTCAGCCTGCAACAATTACAGCTTCACACAGGAGGACCAGTTTGTGGAGTGGTTCCACAGCCTGGAGAGGCTCAGTGAGGCCGAGAG ctATGGGCTGTCGTGTGAGATTGAGCCGCTGTCAGAGTCAGCCAGCAACACGCTGAAGGCCAAGAAGAACACGGGCATCATCAAGAGATGGAGCGA CCGGCAGCCACCAAGCACGGAGCCCTgtgccagcggcagctcccactcGAAATCCTTCGACCAGCTCAAGTGTGGGCAGTACCTGTGCAGTGGGGACGCCACTGACTCAGTGAGTGTCACCTCTGCCGGCTCCAGCAGCTCTGACGTGGAGGAGATCAACATCAGCTTCATCCCAGAGTCCCCTGACTGCCAGGAGAAGAAG GTCAGTGAGATCCCTCTGGCCTCCCTCCCCCAGCGCTGGTACGCCCCGTCTGTGGCCGATGGAGAAGCTAAACCCACTGTGTCCTCCGCATCCCCTCTCCTCCCTGCCCTCCAGTTCTGGGAATCCACCTCCCTCTCTTCCCTGGACACGTCAGGCATCGGCTCAGGCTCCAGcagtgcctcctcctcctccgtctCCTCCACGCCGGTGACGGCCTCCCGCACTCACAAGCGCTCGGTCTCCGGCATCTCCAGCTACTCCTCACTCTCGCTGCCCCTCTACAACCAGCAGGTCGACGACTGTTGCATCATCCGAGTCAGCCTGGCTGTGGACAACGGCAACATGTACAAGAGCATCCTG GTGACGAGCCAGGACAAGACCCCCGTGGTTATTCGCAAGGCCATGGCCAAACACAACCTGGATGGGGACCGGCCTGAAGACTATGAGCTTGTCCAGATCATCTCGGAGGagagag AGCTGAAGATCCCCGACAATGCCAACGTCTTCTACGCCATGAACTCCGCTGCCAACTATGACTTTGTGCTCAAGAAGCGGGGCTTCTCCAAGGGGGTGAAGATCAAGCACGGCTCCAGCTCCACCCTGCCCAGGATGAAGCAGAAAGGCCTGAAGATCGCCAAGGGCATCTTCTAG
- the RALGDS gene encoding ral guanine nucleotide dissociation stimulator isoform X2, which yields MSSPSIPGKMEAKPLFNVQKALVQPVQMCMLDIPLSVQDDDSSTQEIGEELEDGVIYSISLRKVQLHHTANKGQRWLGFENESALNLYETCKVRTIKAGTLEKLVEYLVSAFKGNDSTYVTIFLCTYRAFATTKQVLDLLLNRYGKLHVQANGDHARHTVDERMELKNTISSILGAWLDQYSEDFRKPPDFACLKQLISYVRHNIPGSDLERRARILLAQFQQQEQSEAEAEAVDHSSCTFQLVEENGVSDGKPDFLSFSPEMVAEQFTLMDAELFKKVVPYHCLGCIWSQRDKKGKEHLAPTIRATVSQFNSVANCVIATCLGDRSLKPQQRAKVVERWIEVARECRILKNFSSLRAILSALQCNAVHRLKKTWDEVLRESFRTFHELSEIFSDENNHSLSRELLIKEGTSKFATLEINPKRAQKRQQQQREMGVMQGTIPYLGTFLTDLVMLDTAMKDFLDGGLINFEKRRKEFEVIAQIKLLQSACNNYSFTQEDQFVEWFHSLERLSEAESYGLSCEIEPLSESASNTLKAKKNTGIIKRWSDRQPPSTEPCASGSSHSKSFDQLKCGQYLCSGDATDSVSVTSAGSSSSDVEEINISFIPESPDCQEKKVSEIPLASLPQRWYAPSVADGEAKPTVSSASPLLPALQFWESTSLSSLDTSGIGSGSSSASSSSVSSTPVTASRTHKRSVSGISSYSSLSLPLYNQQVDDCCIIRVSLAVDNGNMYKSILVTSQDKTPVVIRKAMAKHNLDGDRPEDYELVQIISEERELKIPDNANVFYAMNSAANYDFVLKKRGFSKGVKIKHGSSSTLPRMKQKGLKIAKGIF from the exons AGCTCCACACAGGAGATTGGAGAAGAGCTGGAGGATGGTGTGATCTACAGCATATCCCTCCGGAAAGTGCAGCTCCACCACACGGCCAACAAAGGGCAGCGCTGGCTGGGG tTTGAGAACGAGTCAGCCTTAAACCTCTACGAGACGTGCAAGGTGAGGACGATCAAAGCCGGGACCTTGGAGAAGCTGGTGGAGTACCTGGTCTCAGCCTTCAAGGGCAATGACTCCACCTATGTCACCATCTTCCTGTGCACCTACCGGGCCTTCGCCACCACCAAGCAAGTGCTGGACCTGCTGCTGAACAG GTATGGCAAACTCCACGTGCAGGCGAACGGGGACCACGCCAGGCACACTGTGGATGAGAGGATGGAGCTGAAGAA CACCATCTCCTCCATCCTGGGGGCCTGGCTGGACCAGTACTCGGAGGATTTCCGCAAGCCCCCCGACTTTGCCTGCCTGAAGCAGCTCATCTCCTACGTGCGCCACAACATCCCCGGCTCCGACCTGGAGCGCCGAGCCCGCATCCTGCTGGCCCAgttccagcagcaggagcagagcgagGCCGAGGCAGAAG CTGTGGACCACAgcagctgcaccttccagctGGTAGAAGAGAACGGGGTCAGTGATGGGAAGCCAGAtttcctctccttctccccagagATGGTGGCAGAACAGTTCACACTGATGGATGCT GAGCTGTTCAAGAAAGTGGTGCCTTAccactgcctgggctgcatctggTCCCAGAGGGACAAGAAGGGCAAAGAGCACCTGGCCCCCACCATCCGTGCCACGGTCTCCCAGTTCAACAGCGTGGCCAACTGTGTCATTGCCACTTGTCTCGGGGACAGGTCCCTGAAGCCACAGCAGAGGGCCAAGGTGGTGGAGCGGTGGATCGAAGTGGCTCGG GAGTGCCGCATCCTGAAAAACTTCTCCTCCCTCCGAGCCATCCTCTCTGCCCTGCAGTGCAACGCCGTGCACCGGCTCAAGAAAACCTGGGATGAGGTCCTGAG GGAGAGCTTCCGCACATTCCACGAGCTCTCCGAGATCTTCTCCGACGAGAACAACCACTCGCTGAGCCGGGAGCTTCTCATCAAG GAGGGCACATCCAAGTTTGCCACCTTGGAGATCAACCCAAAGAGGGCTCAgaagcggcagcagcagcagcgagagATG GGTGTGATGCAGGGCACCATTCCCTACCTTGGCACCTTCCTGACAGACCTGGTGATGCTGGACACGGCCATGAAGGATTTCCTGGAT gGTGGGCTGATCAACTTTGAGAAGAGAAGGAAG GAGTTCGAAGTGATTGCACAGATCAAGCTGCTCCAGTCAGCCTGCAACAATTACAGCTTCACACAGGAGGACCAGTTTGTGGAGTGGTTCCACAGCCTGGAGAGGCTCAGTGAGGCCGAGAG ctATGGGCTGTCGTGTGAGATTGAGCCGCTGTCAGAGTCAGCCAGCAACACGCTGAAGGCCAAGAAGAACACGGGCATCATCAAGAGATGGAGCGA CCGGCAGCCACCAAGCACGGAGCCCTgtgccagcggcagctcccactcGAAATCCTTCGACCAGCTCAAGTGTGGGCAGTACCTGTGCAGTGGGGACGCCACTGACTCAGTGAGTGTCACCTCTGCCGGCTCCAGCAGCTCTGACGTGGAGGAGATCAACATCAGCTTCATCCCAGAGTCCCCTGACTGCCAGGAGAAGAAG GTCAGTGAGATCCCTCTGGCCTCCCTCCCCCAGCGCTGGTACGCCCCGTCTGTGGCCGATGGAGAAGCTAAACCCACTGTGTCCTCCGCATCCCCTCTCCTCCCTGCCCTCCAGTTCTGGGAATCCACCTCCCTCTCTTCCCTGGACACGTCAGGCATCGGCTCAGGCTCCAGcagtgcctcctcctcctccgtctCCTCCACGCCGGTGACGGCCTCCCGCACTCACAAGCGCTCGGTCTCCGGCATCTCCAGCTACTCCTCACTCTCGCTGCCCCTCTACAACCAGCAGGTCGACGACTGTTGCATCATCCGAGTCAGCCTGGCTGTGGACAACGGCAACATGTACAAGAGCATCCTG GTGACGAGCCAGGACAAGACCCCCGTGGTTATTCGCAAGGCCATGGCCAAACACAACCTGGATGGGGACCGGCCTGAAGACTATGAGCTTGTCCAGATCATCTCGGAGGagagag AGCTGAAGATCCCCGACAATGCCAACGTCTTCTACGCCATGAACTCCGCTGCCAACTATGACTTTGTGCTCAAGAAGCGGGGCTTCTCCAAGGGGGTGAAGATCAAGCACGGCTCCAGCTCCACCCTGCCCAGGATGAAGCAGAAAGGCCTGAAGATCGCCAAGGGCATCTTCTAG